One Flavobacterium sp. 90 DNA segment encodes these proteins:
- a CDS encoding OsmC family protein, translating into MTSKVTYLGDLRTSSIHVQSGSEIISDAPLDNNGKGEAFSPTDTVANALASCMMTIMGIKARDLNVNFIGSTAEVTKIMNAEPRRIGAIEIVFDMQGVEDEKSRTILERAGMTCPVFLSLSSEIDKRITFNWK; encoded by the coding sequence ATGACATCAAAAGTAACCTATTTAGGCGATTTAAGAACAAGCTCAATTCACGTGCAATCAGGAAGTGAAATCATTTCTGATGCACCACTTGATAATAATGGAAAAGGGGAGGCTTTTTCTCCAACTGATACTGTTGCCAATGCTTTGGCAAGCTGCATGATGACTATTATGGGAATCAAAGCGCGCGATTTGAACGTAAATTTTATTGGTTCAACTGCCGAAGTAACTAAAATAATGAATGCTGAGCCAAGAAGAATTGGAGCTATCGAAATTGTTTTTGATATGCAAGGCGTTGAAGACGAAAAAAGCAGAACAATCCTTGAACGTGCAGGAATGACTTGTCCTGTATTCTTAAGTTTAAGTTCAGAAATTGATAAACGTATTACTTTTAACTGGAAGTAA
- a CDS encoding thiamine pyrophosphate-dependent enzyme, giving the protein MSKIVAEQLVEMLVEAGVKRVYAVTGDSLNYFNDAIRRNGKIKWIHVRHEEVGAYAAAAEAELDGFAVCAGSCGPGHVHLINGLYDAHRSHVPLLAIASTINTGEMGMDYFQETNTLKLFDDCSCYNQMIMTAEQAPRIIQTAIQHALGKKGVAVIGLPGDVSELKAVESNISTQFFHCNPVIRPSDIELQNLAKAINESTKITLFCGIGAEKAHDQVVQLSQHIKAPVGYSFRGKMSIQPNNPNEIGMTGLLGQPSAYHSMHESHLVLLLGTDFPYDKFMPTDNKIIQIDTSSERLGRRANLHMGLCGDVADTIEALLPLLEAKTDDSFLQAQLKSYSSVKENMNTYINDNGDEDTIQPEYVAHIIDKLANKDAIFTVDTGMTCVWGARFIKGTGERKMLGSFNHGSMANAMPMAIGAALAHPEKQVIAMCGDGGLSMLLGDLATIHQYNIPVKIIVFNNRALGMVKLEMEVNGLPDNETDMVNPDFGLIAQAMGFQGINVHKPEEVETAIENAFRHNGPVLLNIFTNPNALAMPPTVEWKQVIGMTKSMTRLMLGGKMEEVIDTIKSNYKHLKEGI; this is encoded by the coding sequence ATGAGTAAAATAGTTGCAGAACAATTAGTTGAAATGTTGGTAGAAGCCGGAGTTAAACGTGTTTATGCGGTTACAGGCGATAGTTTAAATTATTTTAATGATGCGATACGCAGAAACGGAAAAATAAAATGGATTCATGTTCGGCATGAAGAAGTTGGCGCTTATGCTGCTGCTGCCGAAGCCGAATTAGACGGTTTTGCAGTTTGTGCCGGAAGTTGTGGTCCAGGACACGTGCATTTAATCAATGGTTTGTACGATGCACATCGTTCACATGTTCCTTTATTAGCAATCGCTTCGACAATTAATACGGGCGAAATGGGAATGGATTATTTTCAGGAAACCAATACTCTTAAACTTTTTGACGATTGCAGTTGTTACAATCAGATGATTATGACGGCTGAGCAAGCGCCCCGAATTATACAAACTGCGATTCAACACGCTTTAGGTAAAAAAGGTGTTGCCGTGATTGGTTTACCCGGCGATGTTTCGGAATTAAAAGCGGTTGAAAGCAATATTTCTACTCAGTTTTTTCATTGTAATCCCGTAATCAGACCTTCAGATATCGAATTGCAAAATTTAGCAAAAGCTATAAACGAAAGTACCAAAATCACTTTATTCTGCGGAATTGGCGCTGAAAAAGCACACGATCAAGTCGTACAATTATCGCAACATATTAAAGCTCCAGTGGGATATTCTTTTAGAGGAAAAATGAGTATTCAGCCCAATAATCCTAACGAAATAGGAATGACGGGTTTACTCGGACAGCCTTCGGCTTATCATAGTATGCACGAATCGCATTTGGTTTTATTGCTTGGAACTGATTTTCCTTATGATAAATTCATGCCTACAGATAATAAAATCATTCAGATTGACACAAGTTCTGAACGTTTAGGGCGTCGCGCCAATCTTCATATGGGTTTATGTGGTGATGTAGCCGATACTATTGAAGCTTTACTTCCGCTTCTGGAAGCTAAAACTGATGATAGTTTTCTACAAGCGCAACTTAAATCATACTCCAGTGTAAAAGAAAACATGAACACTTATATTAATGATAATGGCGACGAAGACACAATTCAACCAGAATATGTCGCGCATATTATTGATAAATTAGCCAATAAAGATGCCATTTTTACGGTCGATACTGGAATGACTTGTGTTTGGGGCGCTCGTTTTATTAAAGGAACAGGAGAACGAAAAATGCTGGGTTCTTTTAATCACGGATCAATGGCAAATGCAATGCCAATGGCGATTGGAGCAGCGCTCGCTCATCCTGAAAAACAAGTTATCGCAATGTGTGGCGATGGCGGTTTGTCTATGCTTTTGGGCGATTTGGCAACCATTCATCAATATAATATTCCTGTCAAAATTATTGTTTTTAATAATCGTGCTTTGGGAATGGTAAAACTCGAAATGGAAGTTAACGGTTTACCCGATAATGAAACCGATATGGTGAATCCAGACTTTGGTTTGATTGCTCAGGCAATGGGATTTCAAGGTATAAATGTTCACAAACCTGAAGAAGTTGAAACCGCAATTGAAAATGCATTTCGTCATAATGGTCCCGTTTTACTTAATATTTTCACGAATCCAAATGCACTTGCAATGCCACCAACTGTAGAATGGAAACAAGTTATTGGCATGACAAAATCTATGACCCGATTAATGCTTGGCGGCAAAATGGAAGAAGTTATAGATACTATTAAATCTAATTACAAACATCTAAAAGAAGGCATTTAA
- a CDS encoding beta-galactosidase family protein, with the protein MKKIHFILLFSIFTISITSAQKKQTFAISEGNFLLNGKPVQIHSGEMHYSRIPQPYWRHRLKMMKAMGLNAVATYVFWNYHEIAPGVWDFKTGNKNLAEYIKTAQEEGLFVILRPGPYVCAEWEFGGYPWFLQNVPNMVIRGNNKEYLAATKAYFTELYKQVKDLQITKGGPIIMVQGENEFGSYVAQRKDIPLEEHKKYSAAVFQQLKDIGFEVPFFTSDGSWLFEGGALPGALPTANGESDITKLKKVVDQFNNGKGPYMVAEFYPGWLDHWAEPFPTQTPEETVQLTKKYLDNKVSFNYYMVHGGTNFGFTSGANYDQEHDIQPDMTSYDYDAPISEAGWATPKYNALRELLKTKETPAVPEKTPVITIPNITLTKIVDLADVKSKITPVINDNPQTFEQLNQGDGYVWYSKRFTQPISGKLELNGLRDYAIVYINGKKVAELNRYYKKYDCEIEVPFNATLDILVENMGRINYGSQINDNNKGIISPVIINGETITGDWKMYQLPMAQEPNLEAYKNSGKINRPTLYQGTFELSKTGDTFLDMRDFGKGIVFVNGINIGRYWSVGPQQTLYLPGCWLKKGKNSILIFEQKNEVMQKEVKTISTPILEDLKPEKGL; encoded by the coding sequence ATGAAAAAAATACACTTTATTCTTCTATTTTCAATCTTTACGATTTCGATTACTTCGGCTCAAAAAAAGCAAACTTTCGCCATTAGCGAAGGCAATTTTTTACTGAACGGAAAACCTGTTCAAATTCATTCCGGTGAAATGCATTATTCCCGTATTCCACAACCTTATTGGCGTCACCGTTTAAAAATGATGAAAGCCATGGGATTAAACGCCGTTGCGACTTATGTCTTTTGGAATTACCACGAAATCGCACCTGGAGTTTGGGATTTTAAAACCGGAAATAAAAACTTAGCTGAATATATTAAAACAGCACAAGAAGAAGGTTTATTCGTAATCTTACGTCCGGGTCCGTATGTTTGTGCCGAATGGGAATTTGGCGGTTATCCGTGGTTTTTACAGAACGTTCCTAATATGGTTATTCGCGGAAACAACAAGGAATATTTGGCAGCTACAAAAGCTTATTTTACTGAATTATACAAACAAGTCAAAGATTTGCAAATTACCAAAGGAGGTCCGATTATTATGGTTCAGGGCGAAAACGAATTTGGTTCTTATGTAGCGCAACGCAAAGATATTCCGCTTGAAGAACATAAAAAATACAGTGCAGCCGTATTTCAGCAATTGAAAGATATTGGTTTTGAAGTTCCGTTTTTTACCTCAGACGGAAGTTGGTTGTTTGAAGGAGGCGCTTTGCCTGGTGCATTACCAACTGCAAATGGAGAAAGCGATATCACTAAATTAAAAAAAGTGGTCGATCAATTCAACAATGGAAAAGGTCCTTATATGGTTGCCGAATTTTATCCGGGTTGGTTAGATCATTGGGCAGAACCATTCCCGACACAAACTCCGGAAGAAACGGTTCAACTAACAAAAAAATATCTGGACAATAAGGTTTCTTTCAATTATTACATGGTTCATGGCGGAACTAATTTTGGTTTTACTTCGGGCGCAAATTATGATCAAGAACACGATATTCAGCCTGATATGACTTCTTATGATTATGATGCTCCAATTAGTGAAGCTGGCTGGGCAACGCCAAAATATAATGCTTTAAGAGAATTACTAAAAACAAAGGAAACTCCGGCTGTTCCGGAGAAAACGCCTGTAATTACAATTCCGAATATAACGTTGACAAAAATTGTTGATCTTGCCGATGTAAAATCTAAAATCACTCCCGTTATAAACGATAATCCGCAAACATTTGAACAATTAAATCAAGGCGACGGCTATGTTTGGTATAGCAAAAGATTTACGCAGCCTATAAGCGGAAAACTGGAATTAAACGGATTGCGTGATTATGCAATCGTATATATAAACGGAAAAAAAGTCGCTGAATTAAACCGTTATTATAAAAAATACGATTGCGAAATCGAAGTTCCTTTTAATGCAACTTTAGATATTCTGGTCGAAAATATGGGACGTATCAACTACGGTTCTCAAATTAATGACAATAATAAAGGAATCATAAGTCCGGTTATTATCAACGGTGAAACAATTACCGGAGATTGGAAAATGTATCAATTACCAATGGCACAGGAACCAAATCTGGAGGCGTATAAAAATTCGGGAAAAATAAACCGTCCCACTTTATATCAGGGAACTTTTGAGCTTAGTAAAACCGGAGATACTTTTCTGGATATGCGCGATTTTGGAAAAGGAATCGTCTTTGTAAACGGAATCAATATTGGGCGTTATTGGAGCGTTGGCCCACAACAAACTTTATACTTGCCAGGTTGTTGGCTTAAAAAAGGTAAAAATAGCATCCTGATTTTTGAACAAAAAAATGAAGTGATGCAAAAAGAAGTAAAAACAATAAGTACTCCAATTCTGGAAGATTTAAAACCAGAGAAAGGTTTATAA
- a CDS encoding LysM peptidoglycan-binding domain-containing protein, which translates to MREFLTISLVFILSFNKITAQDSIIEHKIQKGETAYFIAQKYKVSIDEIYKLNPEAQNGIKDNQIIKIPVHGEEKQKSNQQITHIVGAKETLFGLSKQYNVSVEALQNANPILANGLQIGQELSIPQNPANISKTESTASSKVTHQVVAKESLFSIARQYNVSVQDLENQNKDILQNGLQIGQTITIPNKRKTLDGRVRVINQETIFHVVEPKETKFSIAKKYGISIDQLESQNPEIVNGLIVGNKLAINTKEVKPTNESEELMLALAEKQVVVEKGKAKTFEIDDLKDRLVVQKEMNQKIIKINDLKVNLNDMNGSKENSVEKLRLVLEANKNVQDILMAKLDSLVNTMNNDLVDLKRMDVLNVDESKRLEKRSYESIGKTSELSSQLKKELAENRKAYAGLMNKVERIAVEENQEYKKKIRESEKNTVSTSLQQRLSLDEIKRYKIEQEQGDAQNQLLIAKIDSLDIQKKIEVKRHISKASFYSMEARKFDDKLALVKLKKYQDQAVKNQSKNASAEAAKTISLEEMKRELKENPLKKDKTIKVEVFDNLKEVSNGYYLVLGIFTDATLRDKLIMKLIDSGDFNASFFFNINSLSYYVYSDKFENMEEVLYQCKKKEEVELYKEIVIAKVEIDLR; encoded by the coding sequence ATGAGAGAGTTTTTAACGATTTCTCTTGTGTTTATTTTGTCTTTTAACAAAATAACTGCGCAAGATTCAATTATTGAACACAAAATTCAAAAAGGAGAAACCGCTTATTTTATTGCCCAAAAATACAAGGTTTCGATTGACGAAATTTACAAACTCAACCCCGAAGCTCAAAACGGAATCAAAGACAACCAGATTATCAAAATTCCGGTTCACGGAGAAGAAAAGCAAAAATCTAACCAACAAATTACTCATATTGTTGGTGCAAAAGAAACCCTTTTTGGTTTATCAAAGCAATACAATGTTTCTGTAGAAGCGCTTCAAAATGCAAATCCAATTCTTGCCAACGGACTTCAGATTGGTCAGGAATTAAGTATTCCGCAGAATCCTGCAAATATTTCCAAAACAGAAAGTACAGCTTCGTCAAAAGTTACACATCAGGTTGTAGCTAAAGAATCTTTGTTTAGCATTGCGAGACAATACAATGTTTCTGTACAGGATTTAGAAAATCAAAACAAAGATATTCTTCAAAATGGTTTGCAAATTGGTCAGACTATTACAATTCCAAACAAAAGAAAAACCTTAGACGGTCGAGTTCGTGTGATCAATCAGGAAACTATTTTTCATGTGGTCGAGCCAAAGGAAACTAAATTCTCGATTGCCAAAAAATACGGAATTTCTATCGATCAGTTAGAATCTCAAAATCCTGAAATTGTAAACGGATTAATTGTTGGCAATAAATTGGCGATTAATACCAAAGAAGTAAAACCCACAAATGAAAGTGAAGAATTGATGTTGGCTCTTGCCGAAAAACAAGTTGTGGTCGAAAAAGGAAAAGCCAAAACGTTTGAAATCGATGATTTAAAAGACAGATTGGTGGTTCAGAAAGAAATGAATCAGAAGATTATTAAGATTAATGATTTGAAAGTTAATCTGAATGATATGAACGGTTCTAAAGAAAATTCGGTTGAGAAATTACGTTTGGTTCTGGAAGCCAATAAAAATGTTCAGGATATTTTAATGGCAAAATTAGATTCGTTAGTCAATACGATGAACAATGATTTGGTCGACTTAAAAAGAATGGACGTTTTGAATGTTGATGAATCAAAACGTCTGGAAAAACGTTCGTATGAAAGCATCGGAAAAACCAGCGAATTATCTTCTCAATTAAAGAAAGAATTGGCCGAAAACCGAAAAGCTTACGCCGGATTAATGAATAAAGTCGAAAGAATTGCTGTTGAAGAAAATCAGGAATACAAGAAGAAAATCCGCGAAAGCGAGAAGAATACCGTTTCAACTTCCTTGCAGCAACGACTTTCGCTTGACGAAATTAAACGTTATAAAATAGAGCAGGAGCAAGGTGATGCACAAAATCAGCTTTTGATTGCAAAAATTGATTCCTTAGATATTCAGAAAAAAATTGAAGTAAAGCGTCATATCAGTAAAGCTTCTTTTTATAGTATGGAAGCGAGAAAATTTGATGATAAACTGGCTTTGGTAAAATTGAAAAAGTATCAGGATCAAGCGGTTAAAAATCAAAGTAAAAACGCTTCCGCCGAAGCTGCAAAAACAATTTCGCTGGAAGAAATGAAACGCGAATTAAAGGAAAATCCTCTTAAAAAAGATAAAACAATAAAGGTTGAAGTTTTTGATAATCTTAAAGAAGTTTCAAACGGCTATTACTTAGTTTTAGGTATATTTACAGACGCGACGCTAAGAGATAAGCTCATTATGAAACTCATTGATTCTGGCGATTTTAACGCTAGTTTCTTCTTTAATATCAACAGTCTTTCGTATTATGTTTATTCGGATAAGTTCGAAAATATGGAAGAAGTGCTCTATCAATGCAAGAAAAAAGAAGAAGTTGAGTTATATAAAGAGATCGTTATTGCTAAGGTAGAAATTGATCTTAGATAA
- the guaA gene encoding glutamine-hydrolyzing GMP synthase → MQHNVLILDFGSQYTQLIARRVRELNIFCEIFPYNHFPSDLSPYKAVILGGSPFSVRAEDAPHPDLSQIRGKLPMLAVCYGAQYLAHFSGGEVAASNTREYGRANLSFIKENEVFFNGVSENSQVWMSHSDSIKALPTNAVKLASTHDVEYAAYKIEGETTYAIQYHPEVFHSTDGSKMLKNFLVDIAEVPQNFTPNAFVEEMVAELKEKLGDDKVVLGLSGGVDSTVAAVLLHQAIGKNLYCIFVNNGLLRKNEFQNVLDQYKGMGLNVKGVDAGDRFLGELAGISDPETKRKTIGRVFIEVFDDESHLIEDVKWLAQGTIYPDVIESVSVKGPSATIKSHHNVGGLPDYMKLKIVEPLRMLFKDEVRRVGATLGIDPELLGRHPFPGPGLSIRILGDITPEKVQILQDVDAVFIDGLKSWGLYDKVWQAGAILLPVNSVGVMGDERTYEKVVALRAVESTDGMTADWVHLPYDFLMKVSNDIINKVKGVNRVVYDISSKPPATIEWE, encoded by the coding sequence ATGCAACACAACGTACTTATTTTAGATTTCGGATCGCAATATACACAGCTTATTGCGCGTAGAGTTCGCGAATTAAATATATTCTGCGAAATTTTCCCTTACAATCACTTTCCTAGTGATTTATCACCTTATAAAGCCGTAATTTTAGGCGGAAGCCCATTTTCTGTTCGTGCAGAAGATGCTCCACATCCTGATTTATCTCAAATTCGAGGCAAGCTTCCAATGTTGGCAGTTTGTTACGGAGCACAATACTTAGCACATTTTAGTGGAGGTGAAGTAGCAGCTTCGAACACCAGAGAATATGGTAGAGCTAATTTATCTTTTATTAAGGAGAACGAAGTTTTCTTTAACGGAGTTTCAGAAAACAGCCAGGTTTGGATGAGCCATAGCGATAGTATCAAAGCGCTTCCAACAAATGCTGTAAAATTAGCAAGCACGCATGATGTAGAATATGCAGCTTACAAAATTGAAGGCGAAACAACTTATGCAATTCAGTATCACCCGGAAGTTTTCCATTCTACAGATGGATCAAAAATGCTGAAAAACTTTTTAGTTGATATTGCTGAAGTTCCTCAAAACTTTACACCAAATGCTTTCGTAGAAGAAATGGTGGCAGAATTAAAAGAGAAATTAGGAGATGATAAAGTTGTTTTAGGATTGTCAGGTGGAGTAGATTCTACTGTAGCGGCAGTTTTATTACACCAGGCAATTGGTAAAAACCTATATTGTATTTTCGTAAATAACGGTTTACTTCGTAAAAACGAATTCCAAAATGTATTAGATCAATACAAAGGAATGGGATTGAACGTAAAAGGAGTAGATGCAGGAGATCGTTTCCTTGGCGAATTAGCCGGAATCAGTGATCCTGAGACAAAACGTAAAACTATTGGTCGTGTATTTATCGAAGTTTTTGATGATGAATCACACTTAATCGAAGACGTAAAATGGTTGGCGCAAGGAACAATTTATCCTGACGTAATCGAATCAGTTTCGGTAAAAGGACCATCGGCAACAATTAAATCGCACCATAATGTAGGTGGATTGCCGGATTATATGAAATTAAAAATTGTAGAACCACTTAGAATGTTGTTTAAAGACGAAGTTCGTAGAGTTGGAGCTACTTTAGGAATAGATCCTGAATTATTAGGAAGACACCCTTTCCCGGGACCAGGCTTATCAATCAGAATTTTAGGAGATATTACTCCTGAGAAAGTTCAGATTTTGCAAGATGTTGACGCTGTTTTTATTGACGGATTAAAGTCTTGGGGATTATACGACAAAGTTTGGCAAGCCGGAGCAATTTTGCTTCCTGTAAATAGTGTTGGTGTAATGGGCGATGAGCGTACTTACGAAAAAGTAGTAGCGCTTAGAGCTGTAGAATCTACAGATGGTATGACTGCTGACTGGGTTCATTTACCTTATGATTTCTTGATGAAAGTGTCAAATGACATTATAAATAAAGTAAAAGGCGTGAACCGTGTGGTTTACGATATAAGCTCAAAACCACCTGCAACAATTGAGTGGGAATAG
- a CDS encoding MFS transporter — MDINSNKSYSKYYVIAWVFGLVFYFLDYVIRSAPAVMFPELSQNFSVNEIRLVEIVGTYYYTYSTCSLIAGIALDRFGAKYSLFTGALILGIGCLLFLISSQFSGVTGRLFQGAGCAFAFPGCVYLASKGFSAKSLATAIGFTQCLGMLGGSAGQFVVGPLIEKGMNINTFWLSIGIFTIIVAFGLWFITPANQTEPKTETNTKKQSLLNPYKIVFSNPQSWLCGIVSGLLFAPTTIFAMTWAVDFFQKDRAFDFHTATISSAMVAFGWVFGCPLLGYITDKINRRKPVLIFGALLMIASLVQLLYFPDLLPTKISMFLLGVASGAAMIPYSIIKEANPDNVKGSATGAINFITFGVTTLLSPLFSRLFGQTLHDTTDKALHFQQAGLFWIIGISIAIVVSLMLKETGQGKVSN; from the coding sequence ATGGATATAAACAGTAATAAATCGTACAGCAAATACTATGTCATTGCGTGGGTATTTGGTTTGGTATTTTATTTTTTGGATTATGTAATACGTTCTGCTCCGGCGGTAATGTTTCCGGAACTTTCTCAAAATTTTTCGGTTAACGAAATCAGATTAGTAGAGATTGTCGGGACTTATTATTACACCTATTCTACTTGTAGTTTGATTGCAGGAATCGCTTTGGATCGGTTTGGGGCAAAATATTCTCTTTTTACAGGCGCACTTATTTTAGGAATTGGCTGTTTGTTATTCCTTATTTCAAGTCAGTTTAGCGGAGTCACAGGGCGATTATTTCAAGGCGCCGGTTGTGCGTTTGCGTTTCCGGGTTGTGTATATCTTGCCAGTAAAGGATTCTCGGCAAAATCATTGGCTACAGCAATAGGTTTTACACAATGTTTGGGAATGCTTGGAGGTTCTGCGGGACAATTTGTTGTAGGTCCTTTAATCGAAAAAGGAATGAATATTAATACTTTCTGGTTGTCAATTGGAATTTTTACTATTATCGTCGCTTTCGGACTTTGGTTTATAACTCCGGCAAATCAAACGGAACCAAAAACAGAAACAAACACCAAAAAACAAAGTCTTCTAAATCCTTATAAAATTGTTTTTAGCAATCCACAATCGTGGCTTTGCGGTATTGTTTCGGGATTATTGTTTGCACCAACAACTATTTTTGCAATGACATGGGCTGTTGATTTTTTCCAGAAAGATCGTGCTTTTGACTTTCATACTGCAACGATTTCAAGTGCGATGGTCGCTTTTGGTTGGGTATTTGGCTGTCCGTTATTAGGCTATATCACTGATAAAATAAACAGACGTAAACCTGTTTTGATTTTTGGAGCGCTTTTAATGATTGCGAGTTTAGTGCAGTTATTGTATTTCCCGGATTTACTTCCCACAAAAATCAGTATGTTTTTATTGGGAGTTGCTTCCGGAGCCGCGATGATTCCGTATTCGATCATCAAAGAAGCAAATCCTGATAATGTAAAAGGAAGCGCAACCGGAGCAATCAATTTTATAACCTTTGGAGTAACAACGCTTTTAAGTCCGTTGTTTAGTCGTTTATTTGGGCAAACGCTTCACGATACTACTGATAAAGCGTTACATTTTCAGCAAGCAGGTTTGTTTTGGATTATCGGAATTTCGATCGCTATTGTGGTAAGTTTAATGCTAAAAGAAACTGGTCAGGGAAAAGTAAGTAATTAG
- a CDS encoding LysM peptidoglycan-binding domain-containing protein: protein MKYYSTLLSLVFFVTCNAFSQEKVVKYTVSNGESINQIAVKFKVTPYDIYTLNPDARNGVKPNTVLLIPTNGAKTTVAKTEEKAVKKSAGKNPTTHEVQPKETLFGIEKKYDITDEALKAANPFLVKDGLQIGQTLVIPAKGSTAKTAVATTSATADKTVKSVAQEKYVYHDVVAKETKFSIAKKYNTTVEDLEKRNPEIVSSLPVGYRVTIKGTAPKTETPAQTVTNVAKPVETKKAAETSKKATSYMEYQVKPKETFYSLGRTFHISQEELTQLNPALSEGVKEGMVLKVPAGYLAPQPIIPLEKPAEKPTEVAIDKSTESTAGIKIVDKVKSETVSANPEVVELTKKRGQNERKKLVLLLPFNLAKMQNDTTSTATRIKSDKFLNMTLDFYSGAMMAIDSAKTLKLPIDVAIYDSQETKSSSNIASLIAQNKVQDANAVIGPFYQSNAEATANALRSYEVPVISPLSKDSANPIENLYQTIPSNDVVRNAIFDYMRAKNGNIVAVVDKKKESVINYIKQNQKGVVFAALTETGALDVANLKSSLLPNRMNYVVMETGNTAMVKTTIKALLDAQKTCQVQLVILEPNSTLDTDEISFDNLIKLKLMYPSVTRESDEPGVLIFEKQYRLKNKVNPNTYATRGFDVTFDAMMRLVQGKTYQETADLMTTEQVDNKFQFYKKEDGGHANKGVYILYYDSDLTLKVAN from the coding sequence ATGAAATATTATTCAACATTATTGTCTCTGGTTTTTTTTGTTACCTGTAACGCTTTTTCACAAGAAAAAGTAGTTAAATACACGGTTTCAAATGGAGAATCCATAAACCAGATTGCCGTAAAATTTAAGGTTACGCCTTACGATATTTATACCCTGAATCCGGATGCCAGAAATGGTGTAAAACCAAATACGGTTTTGTTAATTCCAACAAATGGTGCAAAAACTACTGTTGCTAAAACAGAAGAAAAAGCAGTTAAAAAAAGTGCGGGTAAGAATCCAACTACCCACGAGGTACAGCCTAAAGAAACCTTATTTGGAATTGAAAAAAAATATGATATTACCGATGAAGCTTTAAAAGCAGCAAATCCTTTTTTAGTAAAAGATGGTTTGCAAATTGGACAAACATTGGTAATTCCGGCAAAAGGATCAACAGCAAAAACTGCGGTTGCAACTACATCAGCTACAGCTGATAAAACAGTAAAATCTGTTGCGCAGGAAAAGTATGTATATCATGATGTTGTAGCAAAAGAAACTAAGTTTTCGATTGCAAAAAAATACAATACAACAGTTGAAGATCTGGAAAAACGCAATCCTGAAATCGTTTCAAGTTTGCCTGTCGGATATCGTGTTACTATAAAAGGAACCGCTCCAAAAACGGAAACTCCTGCTCAAACAGTTACGAATGTTGCAAAACCAGTTGAAACTAAAAAAGCGGCTGAGACTTCTAAAAAAGCAACTTCTTATATGGAATATCAGGTAAAACCTAAGGAGACTTTTTATAGTTTAGGAAGAACTTTTCATATCTCTCAGGAAGAATTGACGCAACTAAATCCTGCACTTTCTGAAGGTGTAAAAGAAGGAATGGTTCTAAAAGTTCCGGCTGGATATTTAGCGCCACAACCTATTATTCCTCTGGAAAAACCTGCTGAAAAACCAACTGAAGTAGCAATTGATAAATCGACTGAAAGTACTGCAGGTATTAAAATAGTAGATAAAGTAAAATCTGAAACTGTTTCCGCAAATCCAGAAGTAGTGGAGTTGACTAAAAAAAGAGGTCAGAACGAACGTAAAAAATTAGTTTTGTTATTGCCTTTTAATCTGGCAAAAATGCAAAACGATACTACAAGTACAGCTACCAGAATCAAAAGTGACAAATTCCTGAATATGACTCTTGATTTTTATTCGGGAGCTATGATGGCGATAGATTCAGCTAAAACATTGAAATTGCCAATTGATGTTGCGATTTATGATTCTCAGGAAACTAAGAGTTCTTCGAATATTGCGAGTTTAATTGCTCAGAATAAAGTACAGGATGCAAATGCTGTGATTGGACCATTTTATCAAAGTAATGCCGAAGCTACGGCAAATGCATTACGTTCTTATGAAGTTCCTGTGATTTCGCCATTATCGAAAGATTCAGCGAATCCAATTGAAAATTTATATCAGACAATTCCATCGAATGATGTGGTTAGAAATGCAATATTTGATTATATGCGCGCTAAAAACGGAAACATTGTTGCGGTTGTAGACAAGAAAAAAGAATCTGTAATTAATTACATCAAACAAAACCAAAAAGGTGTTGTATTTGCTGCCTTGACTGAAACCGGAGCATTAGATGTTGCTAATTTAAAAAGTTCATTATTGCCAAACCGAATGAATTATGTGGTGATGGAAACAGGTAATACTGCAATGGTAAAAACTACTATTAAAGCGTTGCTTGATGCTCAAAAAACGTGTCAGGTTCAATTGGTGATTTTAGAACCAAACAGTACACTTGATACAGATGAAATTAGTTTTGATAATTTAATAAAATTAAAATTAATGTATCCGTCTGTAACTCGTGAGAGTGATGAACCAGGAGTTTTAATTTTCGAAAAACAATATAGATTGAAAAATAAAGTAAACCCGAATACGTATGCAACACGCGGATTTGATGTTACTTTTGATGCGATGATGCGTTTGGTACAAGGAAAAACATATCAGGAAACAGCAGATTTAATGACAACGGAACAAGTTGACAATAAGTTTCAATTTTATAAAAAAGAAGATGGCGGACACGCAAACAAAGGTGTTTACATTTTATATTACGACAGCGATTTAACTTTAAAAGTAGCAAACTAA